A window of Candidatus Izemoplasma sp. contains these coding sequences:
- a CDS encoding PIG-L family deacetylase gives MRFHNKTAILKVIDNNDEQAAISKTTHLAIGAHQDDLEIMAYHGIATCYQADDKFFTGVTVTSGSGSIRNESFQTLTEQEIVQRRNEEQLEAARVGKYNSIALLNYPSSAVKTIHSDIEDDLYNILTLTTPDIIYTHNLADKHTTHVGVAVQVINAIRRLPKNKRPREIYGCEVWRALDWMGKDKVKLDISNYPQLSEHLLRVYTSQLESGKDYVNATIGRRIANATFDETHQSDRVKRATYAMDLMPLVRGEKTSIKMFIQQYLKAFEDDLMHIIDIYEK, from the coding sequence ATGCGATTCCATAATAAAACGGCAATTTTAAAAGTAATAGATAACAACGATGAACAGGCGGCTATATCAAAAACAACCCATCTGGCCATTGGTGCTCACCAAGATGATCTTGAAATTATGGCTTATCACGGCATAGCGACCTGCTATCAAGCTGATGATAAGTTCTTTACGGGTGTGACCGTCACATCGGGTAGTGGGAGTATCCGAAACGAATCTTTTCAAACACTAACTGAACAAGAAATAGTCCAACGCCGCAATGAAGAACAGTTAGAGGCAGCTAGAGTCGGTAAGTACAACAGCATTGCGTTGCTAAATTATCCGAGTAGCGCTGTGAAAACTATCCATTCAGATATTGAAGACGACTTATATAATATCTTAACTCTTACAACACCTGATATTATTTATACCCATAACTTAGCCGATAAACATACCACGCATGTTGGTGTCGCTGTGCAAGTCATTAATGCGATTAGACGACTTCCTAAAAATAAAAGGCCACGCGAAATATATGGATGTGAAGTGTGGCGTGCTTTAGATTGGATGGGGAAAGATAAGGTCAAACTGGATATCTCAAATTATCCTCAGTTATCTGAACACTTGTTACGTGTTTACACCTCACAACTTGAAAGTGGTAAAGACTATGTAAATGCTACTATTGGTAGACGTATTGCAAATGCGACGTTTGATGAAACACATCAAAGTGATCGTGTTAAAAGAGCAACCTATGCAATGGATTTAATGCCATTAGTTCGTGGTGAAAAGACGTCTATTAAGATGTTTATCCAACAGTATTTGAAAGCCTTTGAAGATGATTTAATGCACATAATAGATATTTATGAAAAATGA
- a CDS encoding CPBP family intramembrane glutamic endopeptidase, with the protein MKRLNNYRSIHLLACMTLIFLLVWIVAGLFRLFPSDVITSFRTTSLRFFLATIFIYGLYLKGYPVFHMEKKSLYSTGWLIIPAFIVSLNNFPWHVLYNGSLNLNVGLGVVVLFFIECLSIGIFEEVLFRYVIFVIIMQLLTINKKNVFLGMVLSSVLFGLFHLINLFAGAGVGETLQQVGYTTLLGLLWSMTLFLTQNIWVPILLHTIYNFVGVLYFRYGSVSTRFDLFTIIVTIIVAVITTIFYVKQFKSMSLDTVETLINP; encoded by the coding sequence ATGAAGAGACTCAATAACTATCGATCAATTCATTTGTTAGCTTGTATGACGCTTATATTTCTTCTAGTATGGATTGTTGCTGGCTTGTTTAGGTTATTCCCATCGGATGTCATTACAAGTTTCCGAACAACTTCCTTACGGTTTTTCTTGGCAACGATATTCATTTATGGTCTTTATTTGAAGGGATATCCTGTTTTTCATATGGAGAAAAAATCACTTTATTCTACAGGGTGGTTAATCATCCCAGCGTTCATTGTTTCTTTGAATAATTTTCCTTGGCATGTACTATATAATGGCTCACTAAACTTGAATGTTGGCTTAGGTGTAGTGGTGTTATTCTTTATTGAATGTCTCAGTATTGGTATCTTTGAAGAAGTCTTATTTCGGTATGTAATTTTTGTGATTATTATGCAGCTGCTTACAATAAATAAAAAGAATGTTTTTCTCGGTATGGTATTATCTTCAGTGCTTTTTGGATTATTTCATTTGATTAATTTATTCGCAGGTGCAGGTGTTGGTGAAACACTCCAACAAGTTGGCTATACGACCCTACTTGGACTGCTCTGGTCAATGACATTATTTTTAACCCAAAATATTTGGGTTCCTATTTTGCTGCACACCATATATAATTTCGTTGGTGTATTATATTTTAGATATGGTTCTGTTTCAACACGCTTTGACCTGTTTACAATAATCGTGACAATAATCGTTGCTGTTATCACAACAATCTTTTATGTAAAACAGTTTAAATCGATGTCATTAGATACGGTAGAAACTCTCATTAATCCTTAA
- the xylB gene encoding xylulokinase yields the protein MFIGVDLGTSGVKVILTNNKGEVINTAKRSYDLIIPKASWIEQDPNAWLKQTLEALKEVVVGYENDIQGMSFSGQMHGLVLLDENDKVLRNALLWNDQRTINQVEYLNQTVGKDSLLKYTGNIALTGLTAPKILWVKEHEPDIFDKISKIMLPKDFLVYKLSGAFASDVSDLSGTLYFNPEKRDYSPEMLDILDITRDMLPSVHESFDVVGTMNDDIKNILNITQDVHIIVGGGDQAVGAVGVGVVGDGECSLSLGTSGVIFVSSNTFKIDHKSYLQSYAHANGNYHMMAVMLNAAGAIKWWNNAIFNTDDFEAYYKQVVHSKPDNDIYFLPYLTGERAPINDPYAKGVFYGLGVHHTKEDMDRAVVEGVTFALRDSFTLIQDLGVDIKRVRLTGGGAKSDVWAQMISDVFNVEVAKITSEEGPALGAAILAMVGCKEYPTVQSACKQLVTLGKEFTPNTSNVNAYNKKYNKFVQLYPTLKALFKSF from the coding sequence ATGTTTATTGGAGTCGATTTAGGAACATCAGGGGTCAAAGTCATTCTCACTAATAATAAGGGCGAGGTTATCAATACCGCAAAACGCTCTTATGACTTAATCATTCCAAAAGCATCTTGGATTGAGCAAGATCCAAATGCATGGTTAAAACAAACCTTAGAAGCTTTGAAAGAAGTTGTTGTTGGATATGAGAATGATATTCAAGGTATGAGTTTTTCTGGTCAAATGCATGGCCTAGTATTACTGGATGAGAATGATAAGGTATTGAGAAACGCATTACTTTGGAATGATCAAAGAACTATAAATCAAGTAGAATATTTAAACCAAACTGTTGGTAAAGATTCACTCCTTAAATATACAGGTAACATTGCTTTAACTGGTTTGACAGCTCCAAAAATATTATGGGTAAAAGAACACGAACCAGATATTTTTGACAAAATCAGTAAAATAATGTTGCCTAAGGATTTTCTAGTGTATAAGTTATCTGGCGCATTTGCAAGTGATGTATCGGACTTATCAGGAACCCTTTACTTTAACCCAGAGAAACGCGATTATAGTCCTGAGATGCTAGATATTCTTGATATCACACGTGATATGTTGCCAAGTGTTCATGAAAGTTTTGATGTCGTTGGTACGATGAATGACGACATTAAAAACATCCTGAATATTACACAAGATGTTCATATTATAGTTGGTGGCGGTGACCAAGCAGTTGGCGCTGTCGGTGTCGGTGTCGTTGGTGATGGTGAATGTAGTTTAAGTTTAGGCACAAGTGGTGTTATATTTGTCTCAAGCAACACATTCAAGATTGATCATAAAAGCTATTTACAATCTTATGCCCATGCGAATGGGAATTATCATATGATGGCCGTTATGTTAAATGCGGCAGGTGCGATAAAATGGTGGAACAATGCTATTTTTAATACCGATGATTTTGAAGCCTATTATAAACAAGTTGTTCATAGTAAACCAGACAATGACATTTACTTTTTACCATATTTAACTGGCGAACGGGCTCCAATAAATGATCCGTATGCAAAAGGTGTATTTTATGGACTAGGCGTTCATCATACCAAAGAAGATATGGATAGAGCTGTTGTTGAAGGCGTTACCTTTGCCTTAAGAGATTCTTTCACATTAATACAAGATTTAGGTGTTGATATTAAGCGTGTTCGATTAACTGGTGGTGGCGCTAAAAGTGATGTGTGGGCACAAATGATTAGTGATGTCTTTAATGTAGAAGTAGCCAAAATTACATCAGAAGAAGGACCAGCACTTGGTGCAGCAATCTTAGCAATGGTTGGCTGTAAAGAATATCCGACAGTACAATCAGCATGTAAACAACTTGTTACATTAGGTAAAGAATTTACGCCAAACACATCGAATGTCAATGCGTATAATAAGAAATATAATAAATTCGTTCAATTATATCCAACACTTAAAGCGTTATTCAAATCGTTTTAA
- a CDS encoding ROK family protein: MKTSNSKSIKAENTKLVVEKLVELKETTRIELARLTTLNKATISSIIQGLIKKQIVIKTDKSIKTSGRSAKVIALNKNAGRILSLDLQTTQIYGVITNLYGEMLFEIKHPISNPNFSPYLEELLKTIDELKDNTFDSTYGIIGIGIGVYGIIDKNHRIKFAPFTSWKNIELKTIIEDYTGLDTYVENEANISALGENTVYPDHHNLITLNIGVGVGMGIVINNTLYTGEDGFAGEIGHTIIHPGGNPCVCGNNGCLETYLKDSAIINRYHQLTGVIVDLDELIQRYKLKDPYAMKVYSEFIENVSITVNNISQMLNPKAIIINSVIVQNISESISLIKNNLHSQIMNLDILTTSKYRAKTNVIGLAHLLIQDFLKIDNYTPRNIA, encoded by the coding sequence ATGAAAACCTCTAATTCGAAATCTATCAAAGCGGAAAACACGAAACTAGTTGTTGAAAAGCTTGTTGAATTAAAGGAAACTACACGAATTGAACTCGCACGATTAACGACATTAAATAAGGCGACAATATCATCTATCATACAAGGATTAATTAAAAAACAAATCGTGATTAAGACCGATAAAAGTATCAAAACAAGTGGCCGCAGCGCTAAGGTCATAGCCTTAAACAAGAATGCAGGACGTATTTTAAGTCTTGATCTCCAGACTACTCAGATTTACGGTGTTATAACCAATCTATATGGTGAAATGCTGTTTGAAATTAAGCACCCAATTTCAAATCCAAATTTCAGTCCTTATCTTGAAGAACTTTTAAAAACCATTGATGAATTAAAAGATAATACATTCGATTCTACCTACGGTATTATTGGAATCGGAATTGGTGTTTATGGTATTATCGATAAAAATCATCGTATTAAATTTGCTCCATTTACTTCTTGGAAAAATATTGAGCTTAAAACAATCATTGAAGACTATACTGGTCTTGATACCTATGTTGAAAATGAAGCAAATATCTCTGCTTTAGGTGAGAACACCGTATATCCTGATCACCATAATCTTATAACGCTCAATATCGGTGTTGGTGTCGGTATGGGCATAGTTATTAACAATACACTCTATACTGGTGAGGATGGTTTCGCCGGTGAAATTGGCCATACCATAATTCATCCAGGTGGTAATCCTTGTGTTTGTGGTAATAATGGATGCCTAGAAACCTATCTTAAAGATTCCGCAATTATTAATCGTTACCATCAATTAACAGGCGTCATTGTCGATTTAGATGAACTCATACAACGTTATAAACTCAAAGATCCTTATGCAATGAAAGTATATAGCGAGTTTATTGAAAACGTCAGTATTACAGTCAACAATATATCACAAATGCTTAATCCTAAAGCAATCATTATCAATAGTGTTATTGTCCAAAATATCTCAGAAAGTATTTCATTAATTAAAAACAATCTTCATTCTCAAATAATGAACTTAGACATTTTGACGACCTCAAAATACCGTGCAAAAACCAACGTCATCGGATTAGCCCATTTGCTTATTCAAGACTTTCTAAAAATCGACAATTACACACCACGAAATATTGCATAG
- a CDS encoding carbohydrate kinase: protein MSLNNNEEKILKLLRDNPYLSQKELASELGLSRPAVANLISGLTQNGYILGKPYVLKTKEYITCIGGANVDYGFKLHNDLVMKTSNPVSESSSYGGVVRNVAENLSRLNEDVALMTLIGQDSTGEQLINDMKHFMNVDAIERLEGKSTGSYYAVLNTSGSMAVGFANMAIYNNMDRDWIIRHKKQLHQSKWLIADMNMTKEALEALIEFSNTHDKPLAIVGVSSPKMSHLPNDLKGVKVLITNRDEALTYFNKDDDATQDLVQLWLDKGITNVVITQGEKGAYYGNAKGIHHQPARSINNHEIKDVTGAGDAFSAATIYGLINNMSLEKSTQYGTVSAALTIQTLDAVNKNLSKKRIEKEFDTNDTQ, encoded by the coding sequence ATGTCATTAAATAATAATGAAGAAAAAATCCTTAAACTATTGCGTGATAATCCATATTTATCACAAAAAGAACTCGCAAGTGAGCTGGGCTTATCAAGACCAGCTGTGGCTAATCTTATTTCTGGGTTAACACAAAATGGCTATATTCTAGGGAAACCATACGTCTTAAAAACAAAAGAATATATTACCTGTATAGGTGGTGCTAATGTTGATTATGGATTTAAATTACACAATGATCTTGTCATGAAAACATCGAATCCAGTCTCAGAAAGTTCGTCTTATGGCGGTGTCGTTAGAAATGTTGCTGAGAACTTATCACGATTAAATGAAGATGTTGCCTTAATGACATTAATAGGGCAAGATAGTACCGGTGAACAACTTATTAATGATATGAAACATTTCATGAATGTAGATGCTATTGAACGCTTAGAAGGTAAAAGTACAGGGAGCTATTATGCAGTGTTAAACACATCGGGAAGTATGGCAGTGGGCTTCGCAAACATGGCAATATATAACAATATGGATCGTGATTGGATTATTCGACATAAAAAACAGTTACATCAAAGTAAGTGGCTAATTGCTGACATGAATATGACAAAGGAAGCTCTAGAAGCATTAATTGAATTTTCTAATACACACGATAAACCGTTAGCTATTGTTGGTGTATCAAGTCCTAAAATGAGTCATTTGCCGAATGATTTAAAAGGTGTTAAGGTACTCATCACTAATCGTGACGAAGCGTTAACATATTTTAATAAAGATGATGATGCAACGCAGGACTTAGTGCAACTATGGTTAGATAAAGGTATAACAAATGTTGTCATTACTCAGGGAGAAAAAGGTGCTTATTATGGCAATGCTAAAGGAATACATCACCAGCCAGCACGCTCAATTAATAATCATGAAATCAAGGATGTGACTGGCGCAGGAGATGCATTTAGTGCTGCAACAATTTACGGATTAATAAATAACATGTCTCTTGAGAAAAGCACTCAATATGGAACAGTTAGTGCAGCACTAACTATACAGACACTTGATGCTGTTAATAAAAATCTATCTAAGAAACGTATTGAAAAGGAGTTTGATACAAATGACACACAATAA
- a CDS encoding ATP-binding cassette domain-containing protein: protein MKQDDLLVMKYITKTFPGVKALDEVNINVKRGEIHFIVGENGAGKSTLMKVLSGIYPYGSYSGDIIFDGEVKHFHNIKQSVSDGIVIINQELALFPNLTVYENIFVGHEINKAYVMDWDKTKKEAVKYLNMVGLKVDIHRMVGSLGVGKQQLIEIAKALSQNVKLLILDEPTAALNENDSENLLNLLVELKEQGITSIMISHKLKEVEAIADSLTVLRDGKTIVRIKKEDINEQEIIRNMVGREIEDIFPKRPKYEGGETVLETVHLNAYNHNVNRYIVNDANIKLRKGEVVGLAGLMGAGRTELAHCIFGNPDKFKVSGRILVHGKGVELRHPNDAIKQGIAYVSEDRKQDGLILNNTISQNITISDLKKISKSGVIDFFKQNEYAEKYVKEIDIRTPSILQAVNNLSGGNQQKVQVAKWLFANPKILILDEPTRGIDVGAKYEIYTIINDLVAQGMSILIISSELPEILGMCDRIYVIAEGLQTAEFNIQDATAEKIMESATV, encoded by the coding sequence TTGAAACAAGATGATTTGTTAGTGATGAAATATATCACTAAAACTTTCCCTGGCGTGAAAGCGCTTGATGAGGTAAACATTAATGTAAAACGTGGTGAAATTCACTTTATCGTTGGGGAAAACGGAGCAGGAAAATCAACCTTAATGAAAGTATTAAGCGGTATTTATCCATATGGAAGCTATAGTGGTGACATCATCTTTGATGGGGAAGTAAAACATTTTCATAATATTAAGCAGTCTGTGAGTGATGGAATTGTCATTATCAATCAGGAATTGGCATTATTCCCGAATTTAACAGTTTATGAAAATATATTTGTTGGCCATGAAATCAATAAAGCGTATGTTATGGACTGGGATAAAACAAAAAAGGAAGCGGTTAAATACTTAAATATGGTAGGACTTAAAGTAGACATCCACCGTATGGTAGGAAGTTTAGGTGTTGGGAAACAACAGCTAATCGAGATTGCTAAAGCATTAAGTCAAAACGTAAAGTTATTGATTCTAGATGAACCGACTGCCGCATTAAATGAAAATGATAGTGAAAATCTACTGAATTTATTGGTTGAATTGAAAGAACAAGGAATCACATCAATTATGATTTCACATAAGTTAAAAGAAGTAGAAGCTATTGCGGATTCACTAACGGTACTTAGGGATGGAAAAACAATTGTACGGATAAAAAAAGAAGATATTAATGAACAAGAGATTATACGTAATATGGTTGGACGTGAAATTGAGGATATTTTCCCTAAGCGACCAAAGTATGAGGGTGGTGAAACCGTTCTTGAAACCGTTCATTTAAATGCTTATAACCATAACGTAAATCGCTATATTGTTAATGATGCAAACATTAAGTTACGTAAAGGTGAAGTCGTGGGACTTGCTGGTTTAATGGGCGCTGGAAGAACAGAGTTAGCACACTGTATTTTTGGTAATCCTGACAAATTTAAAGTCAGTGGTCGTATCTTAGTTCATGGAAAAGGTGTTGAACTAAGACATCCAAATGATGCGATTAAACAAGGGATTGCTTATGTGTCAGAAGACCGAAAGCAAGATGGCTTAATATTAAATAATACCATTTCCCAAAATATTACAATTTCTGACTTAAAGAAAATATCTAAATCAGGTGTTATTGATTTCTTTAAGCAAAATGAATATGCTGAAAAATATGTTAAAGAAATTGATATTAGAACCCCATCTATATTGCAAGCTGTCAATAATCTAAGTGGTGGTAATCAACAAAAAGTACAGGTTGCAAAATGGTTATTTGCTAACCCTAAGATATTAATTTTAGATGAACCAACACGGGGAATTGATGTTGGTGCAAAATATGAAATATACACAATTATTAACGATTTAGTTGCACAAGGTATGAGTATTTTAATCATTTCTTCTGAACTTCCAGAAATATTAGGAATGTGCGATCGTATATACGTTATCGCTGAAGGATTACAAACAGCAGAGTTTAATATACAAGACGCCACAGCAGAAAAAATAATGGAAAGTGCAACGGTTTAG
- a CDS encoding prolipoprotein diacylglyceryl transferase family protein: protein MYPYMLPQVFGNAIPLYDIFILIGVFSMLFYVSKRFEKRDNISVKITNKLLLFISISLIFALGSSYIIDGLFHSIQAGEPDFESISFLGGLIGGIGCFIVLLKLFLKEESIQYRSIFGTVLTGVVLAHAFGRIGCFLAGCCYGVPTDSLLGVTFPYGDAHETYEGLAVYPTQLFESLFLFSLFIVLDRAKWIRGYEIEGYLFGYGIWRILIEFIRGDDRGSFLSLVSTTYNTYPTPSQFMSLLMVILGVFILYSHKQKRKRETVYEETQ from the coding sequence ATGTATCCTTATATGTTACCACAGGTGTTTGGCAATGCCATCCCGTTATATGATATATTCATATTGATTGGGGTTTTTTCCATGCTGTTTTATGTTTCAAAACGGTTCGAAAAACGGGATAATATCAGTGTTAAAATTACCAATAAATTACTTTTATTTATAAGTATCAGTCTGATTTTTGCCTTAGGATCATCCTATATTATTGATGGGCTTTTCCATTCGATTCAAGCTGGTGAACCTGATTTTGAGTCAATTTCTTTTCTGGGCGGACTTATCGGTGGCATAGGGTGTTTTATTGTATTACTTAAACTCTTCTTGAAAGAAGAGAGCATTCAGTATCGATCTATTTTTGGTACTGTATTAACGGGCGTGGTATTAGCTCATGCATTTGGTAGAATCGGCTGCTTTTTAGCAGGGTGTTGCTATGGTGTGCCAACAGACTCTTTGTTAGGGGTGACTTTTCCTTATGGAGATGCCCATGAAACATATGAGGGCTTAGCAGTCTATCCAACACAATTATTCGAGTCACTCTTCTTGTTTAGCTTGTTTATCGTATTGGATCGTGCGAAATGGATACGGGGATATGAGATTGAAGGATATTTGTTTGGCTATGGTATTTGGCGGATTTTGATTGAGTTTATTAGAGGTGATGACCGTGGGTCGTTTTTATCTCTTGTATCAACAACGTATAATACTTACCCAACCCCATCACAGTTCATGAGTTTATTAATGGTAATATTAGGTGTGTTTATACTTTATTCACATAAACAAAAACGAAAGAGGGAGACAGTCTATGAAGAGACTCAATAA
- a CDS encoding substrate-binding domain-containing protein: MRKIISLLLVAVFTVSLAACGSSTIKIGVVLPDASEERWANQDGAFFEEELEALGEGYEYEILFSEGNEAKEKTNVEALIAKGAEVIILTAEGSGAGAVQAAHEAGVILIAHDRMAKSADDHADYYTTFNSWNVGKAMGAHLVEESNNEGCTSTSKCDLAIFAGRTADWPNATYFFGGAMEELVPVMDRFNIINVTDDFSDLAKPTETDFDKDALQAAMNSVDTDWNAETAATKAAAVVANLGSADKSDEPVFVLAPNDDTSTAIRQEFAKMANPYGTYYTTGQDAADITLASLMGDEVKGKGTQTMTVFKDVSKLVADSVAIAKNVVDGVDGLEGLNSGPSIDGAKTAYSPIDVLTIDNKQKTYDLIFATGYKNKESDVFSNIDFSQYE, encoded by the coding sequence ATGAGAAAGATTATTAGTTTATTATTAGTTGCTGTATTCACCGTTTCTTTAGCAGCATGTGGTAGTTCAACCATTAAAATTGGTGTCGTATTACCTGATGCATCTGAAGAAAGATGGGCAAACCAAGATGGTGCCTTCTTTGAAGAAGAATTAGAAGCACTTGGTGAAGGATACGAGTATGAGATTTTATTTAGTGAAGGAAACGAAGCTAAAGAGAAAACAAATGTTGAAGCATTAATTGCTAAAGGTGCAGAAGTTATTATCTTAACTGCTGAAGGTTCTGGAGCTGGAGCTGTTCAAGCAGCACACGAAGCTGGGGTTATCTTAATCGCACATGACCGTATGGCAAAATCTGCAGATGATCATGCTGATTATTATACAACTTTCAATAGTTGGAATGTTGGTAAAGCAATGGGTGCTCACTTAGTTGAAGAATCAAATAATGAAGGATGTACTTCAACTTCAAAATGTGATTTAGCTATCTTTGCTGGTCGTACTGCTGACTGGCCTAATGCAACGTACTTCTTTGGTGGGGCTATGGAAGAATTGGTTCCTGTAATGGACAGATTCAACATTATCAATGTTACTGATGACTTTAGTGACCTTGCAAAACCTACTGAAACTGACTTTGACAAAGATGCATTACAAGCTGCTATGAACTCAGTTGACACTGACTGGAATGCTGAAACAGCTGCTACAAAAGCTGCTGCTGTTGTTGCTAACTTAGGTAGCGCAGACAAATCTGATGAACCAGTATTCGTCCTTGCACCTAACGATGATACATCAACTGCAATCCGTCAAGAGTTCGCAAAAATGGCAAACCCTTATGGAACATACTACACAACTGGACAAGATGCTGCTGATATTACATTAGCGTCATTAATGGGTGACGAAGTAAAAGGTAAAGGAACTCAAACAATGACAGTCTTCAAAGACGTATCTAAATTAGTTGCTGATAGTGTTGCTATCGCGAAAAACGTTGTTGATGGTGTCGATGGATTAGAAGGATTAAACTCAGGACCTTCAATTGATGGTGCAAAAACAGCTTACTCACCAATCGATGTATTAACAATTGATAACAAACAAAAGACTTATGACTTAATCTTTGCTACAGGATACAAAAACAAGGAATCAGATGTATTTAGTAATATTGACTTTAGTCAATATGAATAA
- the xylA gene encoding xylose isomerase, which yields MKYFENVDKIKYEGPKSLNPFAFKFYNPEEEILGKPMKDHLKFSMAYWHTFTGMGEDPFGEGTMIRPWDEGLSGMEQAKARVKVAFEFMEKLGLEYFCFHDRDIAPEGETLEETNKNLDEIADLIESEMKRTGIKLLWGTANAFSNPRYVNGAGTSPNADIFAFAAAQIKKAMEITHRLGGAGYVFWGGREGYETLLNTNMKLEQDNFARLLHMAVDYAKEIGFNGQFYIEPKPKEPTKHQYDFDGATVVSFLRKYDLDKHFKLNIETNHATLAMHTMQHELRFAADNDMLGSVDANQGDLLLGWDTDQFPTNIYDTTLTMYEILRAGGLKTGGLNFDAKVRRPSFIKEDLMIAHIVGMDTYAAGLRVAAKLHEDGVLEDNLSQRYRSYNAGIGKKIVNNEVGFKELETYVMDKKELEPNEPGKQELLESILNQYILG from the coding sequence ATGAAATACTTTGAAAATGTAGATAAAATTAAATATGAAGGACCAAAAAGTTTAAATCCGTTTGCCTTCAAATTCTATAATCCTGAAGAAGAGATTTTAGGAAAACCTATGAAAGATCATTTGAAATTCTCAATGGCTTATTGGCATACGTTTACTGGGATGGGCGAAGACCCATTCGGCGAGGGTACGATGATTCGTCCATGGGATGAGGGTCTTAGTGGTATGGAACAAGCCAAAGCGCGCGTTAAAGTAGCATTTGAATTTATGGAAAAACTTGGATTAGAGTATTTTTGTTTCCATGATCGCGATATAGCACCTGAGGGAGAAACATTAGAAGAAACCAATAAAAACCTTGATGAGATCGCAGATCTCATTGAATCAGAAATGAAGCGTACAGGCATTAAACTGTTATGGGGAACAGCGAATGCGTTTTCTAACCCACGCTACGTTAATGGTGCAGGGACGAGTCCAAATGCAGATATTTTTGCCTTTGCCGCGGCGCAAATCAAAAAAGCTATGGAAATCACTCATCGCTTAGGTGGCGCAGGGTATGTGTTTTGGGGCGGACGTGAAGGATATGAAACTTTATTAAATACCAATATGAAATTAGAACAAGACAACTTTGCACGCTTATTACATATGGCAGTTGATTATGCTAAAGAAATTGGATTTAATGGACAATTCTATATCGAACCGAAACCAAAAGAACCAACAAAACACCAGTATGATTTTGATGGTGCAACTGTTGTGTCGTTTTTAAGAAAATATGATTTAGATAAACACTTCAAACTAAATATAGAAACCAACCACGCGACCTTAGCTATGCATACCATGCAACATGAGTTACGTTTCGCCGCAGACAATGATATGCTAGGTAGTGTTGATGCCAATCAAGGAGATTTACTGTTAGGTTGGGATACCGATCAATTTCCGACCAATATTTATGATACAACATTAACAATGTATGAAATTTTACGTGCGGGTGGATTAAAAACAGGAGGACTTAATTTTGATGCAAAAGTACGTCGTCCATCATTCATTAAAGAAGATTTAATGATTGCTCATATTGTCGGGATGGATACCTACGCTGCTGGATTGCGTGTCGCAGCTAAGCTACATGAAGATGGTGTATTAGAAGATAATCTATCGCAACGCTATCGGTCATATAATGCAGGTATTGGTAAGAAAATTGTAAACAATGAAGTTGGATTCAAAGAATTAGAAACATATGTTATGGACAAAAAGGAACTTGAACCAAATGAACCTGGTAAACAAGAATTGCTTGAATCAATATTAAACCAATATATCTTAGGGTAG